A DNA window from Pseudoalteromonas spongiae UST010723-006 contains the following coding sequences:
- a CDS encoding NAD(P)/FAD-dependent oxidoreductase, translating into MVQVDVLVIGAGAAGLMCAAQAGYRGRSVTVIDMGKKPGRKILISGGGRCNFTNENASPENYLCTNPHFVKSCLSRYTQHDFIELVDRHGLAYHHKTLGQLFCDNSAQDIVDILLTECEWAGVTIQLRQEVLSVEKTESGFTVITSETSYSCESLVVASGGLTMPKLGATPIGYKIAEQFDLDVLPTMAALVPFTLHQHDKARFEALSGISVPSIVTAEDGTQFKENMLFTHRGLSGPAILQISSFWRAGQTVSINLLPELELAGEIHTQRQSNGQKSLKNVLGSVLPKRFIEILVTGGDIPDKAINQLSHTEIEQLSNFIHNWKIKPNGTEGYRTAEVTLGGVNSAELSSKTFEANKIKGLYFIGEVTEVTGWLGGYNFQYAWSSGWACGQAC; encoded by the coding sequence ATGGTTCAGGTTGATGTATTAGTAATTGGTGCAGGTGCCGCTGGTTTAATGTGCGCCGCACAAGCCGGTTATCGTGGACGCTCTGTAACCGTGATTGATATGGGTAAAAAACCGGGCCGTAAAATCCTGATTAGTGGCGGCGGCCGTTGTAATTTTACCAACGAAAATGCCTCGCCAGAAAATTATCTTTGTACAAATCCCCACTTTGTTAAATCGTGTTTAAGCCGTTATACCCAACATGACTTTATTGAACTCGTTGATCGCCATGGTCTTGCCTACCACCACAAAACACTCGGTCAGCTATTTTGCGATAACTCAGCGCAAGATATTGTCGATATTTTATTAACCGAATGCGAATGGGCAGGGGTGACAATCCAACTTCGCCAAGAAGTACTGAGCGTGGAAAAAACCGAAAGTGGTTTTACCGTAATAACCAGTGAAACAAGCTATAGCTGTGAGTCGCTGGTGGTGGCTTCTGGTGGTTTAACCATGCCAAAACTAGGCGCTACACCAATCGGTTATAAAATTGCAGAGCAGTTTGACTTAGATGTATTGCCAACAATGGCTGCTTTAGTGCCATTTACGCTGCATCAACACGATAAGGCGCGTTTTGAAGCTTTATCGGGCATTAGTGTACCGAGTATTGTAACTGCTGAAGATGGCACACAGTTTAAAGAAAATATGTTGTTTACCCACCGCGGCTTATCGGGGCCAGCAATACTGCAAATTTCATCATTTTGGCGTGCGGGTCAGACAGTGTCAATTAACCTGTTACCAGAGCTAGAGCTTGCGGGGGAAATTCATACACAACGTCAATCTAATGGTCAAAAATCGCTTAAAAATGTGCTTGGAAGTGTATTGCCAAAGCGTTTTATTGAAATTTTAGTAACTGGTGGTGATATTCCAGATAAAGCGATTAATCAGTTATCTCACACTGAAATTGAACAATTATCTAATTTTATTCATAACTGGAAAATAAAACCCAATGGAACAGAGGGTTATAGAACTGCTGAGGTTACTTTGGGTGGTGTAAATAGCGCGGAATTAAGTTCTAAAACATTTGAAGCCAATAAAATTAAAGGGCTTTATTTTATTGGTGAAGTCACCGAAGTAACCGGTTGGCTCGGGGGCTATAATTTCCAGTATGCATGGAGTTCAGGTTGGGCGTGCGGCCAAGCCTGTTAA
- a CDS encoding c-type cytochrome has protein sequence MASGNAIAADGAALYTAKMCQTCHGAEGKAPIMPLYPKLAGQNKEYALAQMKDIKSGKRNNGMASAMKAMVANVTDEELEAIADYLSKVK, from the coding sequence ATGGCGTCAGGCAATGCAATCGCAGCGGATGGTGCAGCACTTTATACAGCTAAAATGTGCCAAACGTGTCATGGGGCTGAAGGTAAAGCGCCAATTATGCCACTTTATCCTAAACTTGCAGGTCAAAACAAAGAGTACGCGCTTGCTCAAATGAAAGACATTAAATCAGGCAAGCGCAACAATGGCATGGCTTCAGCAATGAAAGCCATGGTTGCTAATGTTACTGATGAAGAGCTAGAAGCAATTGCTGATTATTTATCTAAAGTAAAATAA
- a CDS encoding DUF2058 domain-containing protein, translating into MGSLQDQLLKAGLTTEHNMKVAKSEKRKQNKKKKKKGATSNPTDLQKHIEQTKAEQAKKAAEVNAQKQAELKEKEQVARVKQILEHHNQDEISGDVTFNFTFESKIKELEVNEITHKQLVKGLLAICYLEGKFYVLPDEPARKIAEVDEKYIVLHAEPEKDQKDEDDPYADFEIPDDIMW; encoded by the coding sequence ATGGGTTCATTACAAGATCAGTTGCTAAAAGCAGGCCTTACTACTGAGCATAATATGAAGGTTGCTAAATCAGAAAAGCGTAAACAAAACAAAAAGAAGAAGAAAAAAGGCGCAACCAGTAACCCAACCGATTTGCAAAAGCATATTGAGCAAACTAAAGCTGAGCAAGCTAAAAAAGCAGCTGAAGTAAATGCGCAGAAGCAGGCTGAACTAAAAGAAAAAGAGCAGGTAGCTCGCGTTAAACAAATTCTAGAGCATCACAACCAAGACGAAATTAGTGGTGATGTTACCTTTAACTTTACCTTTGAAAGCAAAATCAAAGAACTTGAAGTTAATGAGATTACTCACAAACAACTGGTAAAAGGTTTGTTGGCTATTTGCTATTTAGAGGGCAAGTTCTATGTACTACCTGATGAACCTGCACGCAAAATTGCTGAGGTAGACGAAAAGTATATTGTACTGCATGCCGAGCCGGAAAAAGATCAAAAGGATGAAGATGATCCTTACGCAGACTTTGAAATACCAGATGACATCATGTGGTAA
- a CDS encoding MFS transporter, translating to MKFIHLLLCSVFTFFVLYGPQPILPLLAKSYQLTSAQAGLLMTVTMLPLAVAPLVYGYLLLRINSLSLLKIALFLLGISCALLPLSQTFQQLLIIRFFQGLLLPAALTAMTSYIGEHYRYSFLSKAVTSYILSTIAGGFLGRVVSASISEYTHWQVYFYLLAIVLVLLSLSLANKKVRGYVGQRNVPASLKENLHKVTKGSTLYLYCAVFGMFFCFTALLNYLPFILQNDYHFTSSKDIGLVYSGYLLGACLSLLSTRLQNLTQGKVNLLVISFVVYALSITSLFSTTFTLFFIGFTVFCGAMFIIHASASALLNQISYAPSSLTNGLYVSFYYCGGTLGSFLPGLIYQHAGKSAFLITLLLMCVASGLLVAKFKRLQTH from the coding sequence ATGAAGTTTATACATTTACTTTTGTGCTCGGTCTTTACGTTTTTTGTATTATATGGACCACAGCCAATTTTGCCTTTACTGGCAAAGTCATATCAGCTAACGTCTGCGCAGGCGGGTTTGCTAATGACCGTAACTATGTTGCCATTGGCGGTTGCGCCATTAGTTTATGGCTATCTACTACTTCGTATAAACTCACTCTCACTATTAAAAATAGCATTGTTTTTATTGGGTATTAGCTGTGCGTTATTACCTTTATCGCAAACGTTCCAGCAATTACTTATTATTCGATTTTTTCAAGGTTTGCTACTGCCAGCGGCGCTCACCGCAATGACCTCGTATATTGGTGAACATTATCGCTACAGCTTTTTGAGTAAAGCCGTCACAAGTTATATTTTAAGCACAATTGCAGGTGGTTTTTTAGGACGCGTTGTCAGCGCTTCAATAAGCGAATACACCCATTGGCAGGTTTATTTTTATTTGCTCGCAATTGTATTAGTGCTGTTATCACTTAGCCTTGCCAATAAAAAAGTGCGTGGTTATGTCGGTCAAAGAAACGTACCGGCGTCACTTAAAGAGAACCTGCACAAGGTAACTAAAGGCAGCACTTTGTACCTTTATTGCGCCGTATTTGGCATGTTTTTCTGTTTTACTGCGCTATTAAATTACTTACCTTTTATTTTGCAAAACGATTACCACTTCACCAGCTCAAAAGATATTGGTTTGGTGTATTCAGGCTATCTGTTAGGAGCTTGCTTATCATTACTAAGCACCCGTTTACAAAACCTAACACAAGGTAAAGTTAATTTATTAGTGATTAGCTTTGTGGTTTATGCGCTCAGTATTACAAGCTTATTTTCAACCACGTTTACGCTCTTTTTTATCGGTTTTACGGTGTTTTGTGGGGCGATGTTTATTATTCATGCCAGCGCCTCCGCATTACTTAACCAAATCAGCTATGCGCCCAGCTCGCTGACTAATGGGCTGTATGTATCTTTTTATTATTGTGGCGGTACGCTGGGGTCATTTTTGCCGGGGCTTATTTATCAGCACGCTGGCAAAAGTGCGTTTTTAATAACCTTGCTACTGATGTGTGTGGCTTCAGGCTTACTGGTAGCTAAATTTAAACGCTTACAAACTCACTAA
- a CDS encoding prolyl-tRNA synthetase associated domain-containing protein, whose protein sequence is MSDIAFLEKVFSELAIDCEKISHPPLHTAVEADRLLLERPGTRLKNLFLRDNYGKRHFLLITSPNKQVDLKVLSKSQGLSRLGFASNERLAKYLAVKPGCVSMLALLNDAENAVQLLVDDAIWQSDLFHCHPFDNTQTWLMQKNDLLKVFEYSNHSVELVSL, encoded by the coding sequence ATGAGTGATATTGCGTTTCTTGAAAAGGTATTTAGCGAGCTGGCAATTGACTGTGAAAAAATATCACATCCGCCGCTACATACCGCAGTTGAGGCAGATCGTCTGTTGTTGGAACGCCCCGGAACGCGCTTAAAAAATTTGTTTTTACGCGATAACTACGGTAAACGACATTTTTTGCTCATTACGTCACCTAATAAACAGGTCGATTTAAAAGTCTTATCAAAATCACAAGGATTGTCGCGTTTGGGCTTTGCCTCAAATGAACGCTTAGCGAAATATTTAGCGGTAAAACCGGGGTGTGTTTCCATGTTGGCGCTTTTAAATGATGCGGAAAATGCGGTGCAACTATTGGTGGACGATGCGATATGGCAATCTGATTTGTTTCACTGCCATCCATTTGATAATACCCAAACTTGGTTAATGCAGAAAAACGACTTACTTAAAGTATTTGAATATTCTAATCACAGTGTTGAGTTAGTGAGTTTGTAA
- a CDS encoding class I SAM-dependent methyltransferase, whose translation MDIKNYNNHAWNKQVEANNEWTQPVTTEQVDAARKGEWSIVLTPHKSVPHNWFGDLKGKKVLCLASGGGQQGPILAAAGADVTVFDLSENQLAQDAHVAKRDGLTLTTVKGDMTDLSCFENESFDLIFHPCSNNFVPDISGLWAEAARVLKVNGRLLSGFINPAAYIFDWFEAEKGVTKVRHKLPFSDINNLTQAEQALLKEQDEPLVFSHSFEEQIKGQLDNGLVLVDMFEDDWQSMAFSEYFPPTMACLTIKLPQAVWNP comes from the coding sequence ATGGATATTAAAAACTATAACAATCATGCATGGAATAAACAGGTTGAAGCAAATAATGAGTGGACTCAACCTGTCACGACTGAACAAGTAGACGCGGCACGAAAAGGTGAGTGGTCAATTGTTTTAACACCACATAAAAGTGTGCCTCATAACTGGTTTGGCGATCTTAAAGGCAAAAAAGTGCTTTGTCTTGCTTCAGGTGGTGGTCAGCAAGGGCCTATTTTAGCGGCTGCGGGTGCTGATGTAACCGTATTTGACTTATCTGAAAATCAACTTGCGCAAGATGCGCATGTTGCCAAGCGCGATGGCCTAACGTTAACAACCGTTAAAGGTGATATGACAGACTTGAGCTGTTTTGAAAATGAAAGCTTTGATTTAATTTTCCACCCTTGTTCTAATAATTTTGTGCCTGATATATCTGGCCTTTGGGCAGAAGCTGCTCGTGTATTAAAAGTAAACGGGCGTTTACTAAGTGGCTTTATCAATCCTGCAGCGTATATATTTGATTGGTTTGAGGCTGAAAAAGGCGTTACTAAAGTAAGGCACAAGTTACCCTTTAGTGACATTAATAACTTAACCCAAGCAGAGCAGGCATTGCTAAAAGAGCAAGATGAGCCACTGGTGTTTAGTCATTCATTTGAAGAGCAAATTAAAGGTCAGCTAGATAATGGTTTAGTGTTGGTAGATATGTTTGAAGATGATTGGCAGTCAATGGCGTTTTCTGAATATTTTCCGCCAACCATGGCGTGTTTAACAATTAAGTTGCCACAAGCAGTATGGAATCCTTAA
- a CDS encoding DMT family transporter, which produces MSPEKQSLTFLHSAVLLFGGTALFAKLIGLNALDITVYRTAVAAIALCAFLFFTRQAILLKQTKDYGVALILGVVVGLHWVTYFAGMQMAGITIGIIAFFTYPVMTVFMEPLFSKRLPHMQDVFIAMMVLLGIYLLVPEANLGNQVTLGIVTGMFSGFLFALRNILHKSFFMGYSGPQTMLYQTLVASIMLCAFVEVPLNQVSQHDLYLLLLVGVVFTATPHALFAASLAYLSAKTAGLISCLQPLYASFFAFLLLHEKITLTTLIGGSLVISGAFFETYLVNKQAKAAK; this is translated from the coding sequence ATGTCCCCTGAGAAGCAAAGCTTAACCTTTTTACACTCTGCCGTTTTATTATTTGGTGGCACTGCACTGTTTGCCAAATTAATTGGTCTTAATGCGCTAGATATAACCGTTTACCGTACTGCCGTCGCAGCAATTGCTTTGTGTGCTTTTTTGTTTTTTACACGCCAAGCTATTTTATTAAAACAAACCAAAGATTACGGTGTAGCCTTGATCCTTGGCGTGGTTGTAGGCCTACATTGGGTGACTTATTTTGCTGGTATGCAAATGGCTGGCATCACCATAGGCATCATCGCATTTTTTACCTACCCTGTGATGACCGTCTTTATGGAGCCACTGTTTTCAAAGCGCCTACCTCATATGCAAGATGTGTTTATTGCCATGATGGTGTTACTTGGGATTTACTTGCTTGTACCGGAAGCAAACCTTGGTAATCAGGTTACCCTTGGCATAGTAACAGGCATGTTCTCGGGCTTTTTATTTGCCCTGCGCAATATTCTGCACAAGAGCTTTTTTATGGGTTATTCGGGGCCGCAAACGATGCTTTATCAAACCCTTGTTGCAAGCATAATGTTGTGCGCATTTGTTGAAGTACCTCTTAACCAAGTTTCGCAACACGACCTTTATTTACTTTTACTTGTTGGTGTAGTGTTTACCGCAACCCCACATGCTTTATTTGCCGCAAGCCTTGCGTATTTAAGTGCTAAAACCGCAGGCTTAATTTCCTGCTTGCAGCCTTTGTATGCTAGTTTTTTCGCCTTTTTACTGTTACACGAAAAAATAACACTGACGACATTAATTGGTGGCTCGTTGGTGATTAGTGGCGCATTTTTTGAAACTTATCTAGTTAACAAACAAGCTAAGGCAGCAAAATAA
- a CDS encoding glycerophosphodiester phosphodiesterase — MKVFAHRGASGLYPENTRSAILAALELGVDGIEIDLQSTLDGFAVIHDTWLDRTTNGRGKVNKLTLAEVQQYDAGNGQTVPSIEEVFQWVNNQTLLNLELKHTFALDKLVQLIEQQVQSGLLTRENILISSFDHHQLKWLKQQLPWVKIGALTGSIPLGYCEFAERLNAYSVHVDKNFMNCEYVADAKTRNLKVFAYTVDKQEDIDDMLALGVDGIFTNYPSKAQSFLLQK, encoded by the coding sequence ATGAAAGTTTTTGCCCACCGAGGCGCCAGTGGTTTGTATCCTGAAAACACACGCTCAGCGATATTAGCGGCGTTGGAATTGGGTGTTGATGGCATTGAAATTGACTTACAAAGTACACTCGATGGTTTTGCCGTTATTCACGATACTTGGCTTGACAGAACAACCAATGGGCGAGGAAAAGTTAACAAACTTACACTTGCCGAAGTGCAACAATATGATGCCGGTAACGGACAAACCGTACCAAGCATTGAAGAAGTATTTCAATGGGTTAATAATCAAACGTTATTAAACCTAGAGCTCAAACATACCTTCGCGCTGGATAAGCTAGTCCAACTAATCGAACAACAAGTTCAATCAGGGCTGCTAACACGTGAAAATATTTTAATCTCCTCTTTTGACCATCACCAGCTAAAATGGCTTAAACAACAATTGCCTTGGGTAAAAATAGGTGCATTAACCGGCTCTATTCCGCTGGGGTATTGTGAATTTGCTGAACGATTAAATGCCTACAGCGTGCATGTGGATAAAAATTTTATGAACTGCGAGTACGTTGCCGATGCAAAAACAAGAAACTTAAAGGTTTTTGCCTATACTGTAGATAAACAGGAAGACATTGACGATATGCTTGCGCTTGGTGTAGATGGCATTTTTACTAATTACCCCTCTAAAGCACAAAGCTTTCTGTTGCAAAAATAA
- a CDS encoding methyl-accepting chemotaxis protein, with translation MSSLYMQLYEKIEKTFFFTLTRKIFGNLSFLFAFQVITLIWLYQELTDNGHIDMSYWFIALISIGSFFFTCFYMHFLIVRPINALKKTLTDINEKGADLATHLPQFTFDEFRELSEQYNTFVSRLEALLKQVYEKAELAEMTNQNVTKSMTETNRIGEEQLALSNTIFTASEEVSQSLNQISQNTQMTFDANVENLSKVHTSANEIGNLVTKIQRMTELLGSFATTVGGLKENSDNIRKILTMVEEFSDQTNLLALNAAIEAARAGEAGRGFAVVADEVRSLSVKVNDATRQINDFINQMNTLVGETNRETEQLIEQSSSAESSIANTNDVFSQMTKELESNQSQLQEIVAAVHQLEHTQQQTHSSVQQIVELGHMAKDKITNANENSRELQCQTSDTKKDLEQFI, from the coding sequence ATGAGTTCTTTATATATGCAATTATACGAAAAAATTGAAAAAACCTTTTTCTTTACACTAACACGCAAAATTTTTGGCAATTTGAGCTTTCTATTTGCCTTTCAAGTTATTACGTTAATTTGGCTGTACCAAGAGCTGACTGATAATGGCCATATTGATATGAGCTATTGGTTTATCGCGTTAATCAGTATTGGCAGTTTCTTCTTTACCTGCTTTTACATGCACTTTTTAATTGTACGTCCGATCAATGCACTAAAGAAAACACTGACAGATATCAATGAGAAAGGCGCTGATTTAGCAACCCATTTACCCCAATTTACCTTTGATGAGTTTCGTGAACTCAGCGAGCAGTACAATACCTTTGTTTCACGGTTAGAAGCGCTATTAAAACAGGTGTATGAAAAAGCCGAACTTGCTGAAATGACCAATCAAAATGTGACTAAGTCGATGACTGAAACCAACCGTATTGGTGAAGAGCAGCTAGCACTTAGTAATACAATTTTTACCGCCAGTGAAGAAGTTAGCCAAAGCCTAAATCAAATTTCACAAAATACCCAAATGACCTTTGATGCGAATGTTGAAAACCTGAGCAAAGTTCATACTTCCGCCAATGAAATTGGAAACCTAGTAACTAAAATTCAGCGCATGACCGAATTACTCGGTAGCTTCGCAACAACCGTGGGTGGCTTAAAAGAAAACTCAGACAACATTCGAAAAATCCTCACTATGGTAGAAGAGTTTTCAGACCAAACCAACCTACTGGCGCTTAATGCCGCAATTGAGGCTGCACGCGCAGGTGAAGCCGGTCGTGGCTTTGCAGTGGTAGCAGATGAAGTGCGTTCACTGTCAGTAAAAGTTAACGATGCAACTCGCCAAATTAATGATTTTATTAATCAAATGAATACGCTTGTTGGTGAAACAAACCGCGAAACTGAGCAATTGATTGAGCAATCGAGTAGTGCTGAAAGTTCGATAGCAAACACTAATGATGTGTTTAGCCAAATGACCAAAGAACTAGAAAGTAACCAATCTCAGTTACAAGAAATTGTTGCGGCCGTGCATCAGCTGGAACATACACAACAACAAACGCATTCCTCGGTACAACAAATTGTCGAGCTCGGCCATATGGCGAAAGATAAAATTACTAACGCCAATGAAAATAGTAGAGAACTGCAGTGTCAAACATCCGATACCAAAAAAGATCTCGAACAGTTTATTTAG
- the epmA gene encoding elongation factor P--(R)-beta-lysine ligase: MTVQWQPSASIENLNARAKIIKAIREFFYQRNVMEVETPSLSQASVTDIHLASFSTQFVGPGFAKGLPLYLQTSPEFAMKRLLAAGSGAIFQLAKAFRNEEAGRHHNPEFTMLEWYRPYFNAAQLMDEINDLMMSLLGCGSAERITYQDAFLTHLNCDPLTASIEELSALAAEQGFEHIAAQENDKDTLLQLLFCMCIEPKIGQKAPCFVYHFPASQAALAKLNGADPRVAERFELYFKGMELANGFDELTEGSEQRQRFVDDNQKRASQGLPEVAIDERFLAALDYGLPQCSGVALGVDRLIMLALGAERISEVLAFDVERA, translated from the coding sequence ATGACAGTCCAATGGCAGCCAAGTGCATCAATCGAAAACTTAAACGCGCGGGCAAAAATCATTAAAGCAATTCGTGAATTTTTCTACCAAAGAAATGTAATGGAGGTAGAAACGCCAAGTTTATCGCAGGCAAGCGTTACCGATATTCACTTAGCAAGTTTTAGTACTCAGTTTGTCGGCCCTGGGTTTGCTAAAGGCCTACCACTTTATCTGCAAACATCGCCGGAATTTGCTATGAAGCGATTGCTTGCCGCTGGCTCTGGCGCGATTTTTCAGTTGGCAAAAGCGTTTCGTAACGAAGAAGCGGGCCGTCATCATAATCCAGAATTTACAATGCTGGAGTGGTATCGACCTTACTTTAACGCAGCGCAGTTAATGGATGAAATTAATGACTTAATGATGAGTTTGTTAGGGTGTGGATCAGCAGAGCGTATCACTTATCAAGACGCTTTTTTAACGCATTTAAACTGTGATCCACTCACCGCATCTATCGAAGAGCTTTCTGCGCTTGCCGCTGAGCAAGGGTTTGAGCATATTGCCGCACAAGAAAACGATAAAGACACTTTGTTACAGCTATTATTTTGCATGTGTATTGAACCCAAAATAGGTCAGAAAGCCCCTTGTTTTGTTTATCATTTCCCTGCATCACAAGCGGCACTCGCTAAACTAAATGGCGCAGATCCTCGCGTTGCTGAGCGTTTTGAACTGTACTTTAAAGGTATGGAGTTAGCTAATGGCTTCGATGAGCTTACTGAGGGCTCTGAGCAGCGACAGCGCTTTGTTGATGATAATCAAAAGCGAGCATCGCAAGGTTTACCAGAGGTTGCAATTGATGAGCGATTTTTAGCGGCGCTTGATTATGGTTTGCCACAGTGCTCAGGTGTAGCGTTAGGAGTGGATAGGCTAATTATGTTGGCACTTGGCGCCGAGCGTATATCAGAGGTATTAGCTTTTGATGTTGAGAGGGCTTAA
- the efp gene encoding elongation factor P encodes MANYSTNEFKGGLKFMLDGEPCSILENEVVKPGKGQAFNRVKVRKLISGKVLEKTFKSGESVEAADVMDIELDYLYTDGEFWHFMNNETFEQVAADEKAVGDSVKWLVENNTCTITLWNGNPISITPPNFVELEITDTDPGLKGDTAGTGGKPATLTTGAVVRVPLFVQIGEVIKVDTRSGEYVGRAQK; translated from the coding sequence ATGGCGAATTATAGCACCAATGAGTTCAAGGGCGGCCTAAAATTTATGTTAGATGGCGAGCCGTGTTCAATTCTTGAAAACGAAGTTGTAAAACCGGGTAAAGGTCAAGCATTTAACCGTGTAAAGGTACGTAAACTTATCTCTGGTAAAGTGTTAGAAAAAACATTTAAATCAGGTGAAAGTGTAGAAGCTGCAGACGTTATGGATATCGAGCTAGATTATCTATACACAGATGGCGAGTTTTGGCATTTCATGAATAACGAAACGTTTGAACAGGTTGCTGCTGACGAAAAAGCAGTTGGCGATAGCGTTAAATGGTTAGTTGAAAACAACACTTGTACCATTACTCTTTGGAACGGTAACCCAATCTCAATTACGCCACCAAACTTTGTTGAGCTAGAAATCACAGACACAGATCCTGGTCTGAAAGGTGATACTGCTGGTACCGGTGGTAAGCCTGCTACTTTAACAACAGGTGCGGTTGTACGTGTTCCTCTGTTTGTTCAAATTGGTGAAGTAATCAAAGTTGACACTCGCTCTGGCGAATACGTTGGTCGTGCGCAAAAATAA
- the epmB gene encoding EF-P beta-lysylation protein EpmB translates to MIQRIEANLHTNWQKELANAISDPKILLKLLEIDSKNLSDDIAARKLFAMRVPLPFVSRMEKGNLNDPLLKQVLPLADEFETHPGYTSDPLEEQNNQTPGLLHKYKSRVLLIFRGGCAVNCRYCFRRHFPYQDNHQNKQSLLSALDYIAKHPEINEVILSGGDPLMANDEALMWFIEKLEAINHVTRMRIHSRLPVVIPARITEAFLAIPTHTRLKLILVTHINHANEIDDALKKQLIAVKRAGYTLLNQAVLLKSINDTVAAQISLSERLFEADILPYYLHVLDKVQGAHHFAITDANAIALHRELLTELPGFLVPKLVREVGGEKSKTPLDLGLYDF, encoded by the coding sequence ATGATACAAAGAATTGAAGCAAATTTGCATACTAACTGGCAAAAAGAATTAGCAAATGCCATTTCCGACCCAAAAATACTGCTTAAGTTACTGGAAATTGACTCAAAAAATTTATCAGACGACATTGCCGCGAGAAAGCTATTTGCTATGAGAGTACCACTTCCATTTGTATCACGAATGGAAAAAGGCAATCTAAACGATCCATTACTGAAACAAGTTTTACCACTTGCGGATGAGTTTGAAACACATCCAGGTTACACAAGCGATCCATTAGAAGAGCAAAATAACCAAACTCCGGGCCTGCTGCACAAATATAAATCGAGAGTATTACTTATTTTTCGTGGTGGTTGCGCTGTAAACTGCCGTTATTGCTTTCGCAGACACTTCCCCTATCAAGATAATCACCAAAATAAACAAAGCTTACTAAGTGCTCTTGATTACATAGCAAAGCATCCTGAAATAAACGAAGTGATTTTAAGTGGTGGCGACCCGCTGATGGCTAATGATGAAGCACTAATGTGGTTTATTGAGAAGCTAGAAGCAATTAACCATGTCACACGCATGCGCATTCATTCACGATTGCCGGTTGTAATCCCCGCACGTATTACGGAAGCATTCTTAGCAATTCCCACTCACACTCGGCTAAAATTGATTTTAGTAACGCATATTAACCATGCGAATGAAATTGACGACGCATTAAAAAAGCAGCTTATCGCTGTAAAACGCGCGGGTTATACCTTGTTAAATCAAGCAGTATTATTAAAAAGCATTAATGACACGGTAGCAGCACAAATTTCGCTTTCTGAACGTTTATTTGAAGCGGATATATTGCCGTATTATTTGCACGTGTTAGACAAAGTACAAGGCGCCCACCACTTTGCAATTACCGATGCCAACGCAATCGCACTACATCGTGAATTATTAACTGAGTTACCTGGCTTTTTAGTACCCAAACTAGTACGTGAAGTTGGCGGAGAAAAAAGTAAAACGCCATTAGATTTAGGGCTTTACGATTTTTAG
- a CDS encoding DUF3016 domain-containing protein, producing the protein MKLAKVLLLSVVTISPLSVFAGEASVTYGKFNDFTDVRAANETRGGYHKRIEKQFTKHFQELAKKLPEGYKLGVTINDIDLAGDVRFGGGREMRIVKPIHFPKLKFSYALTDANGKLVDKGDAELKDMSFMDKIRRGRDEEFMHEKRLITDWFEDQLLSKIDAN; encoded by the coding sequence ATGAAATTAGCTAAGGTACTATTATTAAGTGTTGTAACAATTTCACCGCTTTCAGTATTTGCAGGTGAGGCAAGTGTAACGTATGGGAAATTTAACGATTTCACCGACGTGCGTGCGGCAAATGAAACACGCGGTGGTTATCACAAACGAATCGAAAAGCAATTTACCAAGCATTTTCAGGAGTTAGCTAAGAAGTTGCCTGAAGGCTATAAGCTCGGAGTGACAATCAACGATATCGACCTCGCTGGCGATGTGCGTTTTGGCGGTGGCAGAGAAATGCGTATCGTTAAACCAATTCATTTTCCAAAGCTTAAATTTAGTTATGCGTTAACAGATGCCAATGGCAAGCTGGTGGATAAAGGCGATGCTGAATTAAAAGACATGAGCTTTATGGACAAAATTCGTCGCGGTCGAGACGAAGAATTTATGCACGAAAAGCGCCTTATTACAGATTGGTTTGAAGATCAGTTATTGTCAAAAATTGATGCTAACTAA